One window from the genome of Pseudonocardia hierapolitana encodes:
- a CDS encoding class II 3-deoxy-7-phosphoheptulonate synthase, which yields MNWTVDAPVEVLPELPPLPSELRARLDDALARPAAQQPEWPDGEQVAHVRTVLESVPPVTLPPEVDRLRERLAAVARGEAFLLQGGDCAETFVDNTEPHIRATIRTLLQMAIVLTYGASMPVVKVGRIAGQYAKPRSAPIDALGLPSYRGDIVNSLHPTLEARVPDPSRMVRAYANAGAAMNLVRALTATGMADLTMVHDWNKDFVRTSPAGERFEDIATEIERALNFMQACGVDDHNLHSVEFYASHEALLIDYERSMLRLDTRAPEPRLYDLSAHFLWIGERTRQLDGAHIAFAELLSNPIGLKIGPTTTPELAVEYVERLDPHATPGRLTLVSRMGNGRVRDVLPAIVEKVEASGHKVIWQCDPMHGNTHESTTGYKTRHFDRIVDEVQGFFEVHRALGTHPGGIHVEVTGEDVTECLGGAQEISDADLAGRYETACDPRLNTQQSLELAFLVAEMLRG from the coding sequence GTGAACTGGACGGTCGACGCACCGGTCGAGGTGCTGCCCGAGTTGCCTCCGCTGCCATCTGAGCTGCGGGCTCGCCTCGACGACGCGCTGGCCCGCCCGGCGGCGCAGCAGCCGGAGTGGCCCGACGGGGAGCAGGTCGCCCATGTCCGCACCGTGCTCGAGAGTGTGCCGCCCGTCACACTCCCGCCGGAGGTCGACCGGTTGCGGGAGCGCCTCGCCGCCGTGGCCAGGGGTGAGGCGTTCCTGCTACAGGGTGGCGACTGCGCCGAGACGTTCGTCGACAACACCGAGCCGCACATCCGCGCCACCATCCGCACGCTGCTGCAGATGGCCATCGTGCTGACCTACGGCGCGTCGATGCCGGTCGTGAAGGTCGGGCGGATCGCCGGTCAGTACGCCAAGCCGCGCAGCGCTCCCATCGACGCGCTCGGCCTGCCGTCCTACCGCGGCGACATCGTCAACTCGCTGCACCCGACGCTCGAGGCCCGGGTGCCCGACCCCTCGCGCATGGTGCGCGCCTACGCCAACGCGGGCGCGGCGATGAACCTGGTGCGGGCGCTCACCGCCACCGGCATGGCCGACCTGACGATGGTGCACGACTGGAACAAGGACTTCGTGCGCACCTCACCGGCGGGGGAGCGGTTCGAGGACATCGCCACCGAGATCGAGCGCGCGCTGAACTTCATGCAGGCCTGCGGGGTGGACGACCACAACCTGCACAGCGTCGAGTTCTACGCGAGCCACGAGGCGCTGCTCATCGACTACGAGCGCTCGATGCTGCGCCTGGACACCCGCGCACCCGAGCCGCGGCTCTACGACCTGTCGGCGCACTTCCTGTGGATCGGGGAGCGCACCCGCCAGCTCGACGGCGCGCACATCGCGTTCGCGGAGCTGCTGTCCAACCCGATCGGTCTCAAGATCGGCCCCACCACCACCCCGGAGCTGGCCGTCGAGTACGTCGAACGGCTCGACCCGCACGCCACCCCCGGTCGTCTCACGCTGGTGAGCCGGATGGGCAACGGGCGGGTCCGCGACGTGCTGCCCGCGATCGTGGAGAAGGTCGAGGCGTCCGGGCACAAGGTCATCTGGCAGTGCGACCCGATGCACGGCAACACCCACGAGTCCACCACCGGCTACAAGACCCGGCACTTCGACCGGATCGTCGACGAGGTGCAGGGCTTCTTCGAGGTGCACAGGGCGTTGGGCACCCACCCGGGCGGCATCCACGTCGAGGTCACGGGTGAGGACGTCACCGAGTGCCTCGGCGGCGCACAGGAGATCTCCGACGCCGACCTCGCCGGCCGCTACGAGACGGCCTGCGACCCGCGCCTGAACACCCAGCAGTCGCTGGAGCTCGCGTTCCTCGTGGCGGAGATGCTCCGGGGCTGA
- a CDS encoding phytoene/squalene synthase family protein → MPNAARAELDAAGITDPALRAGYVVCRALNAHHGRTYFLATRLLPAARRPAVHALYGFARYADEIVDDLGDARPAAEKAAEIDLLGLRLRQALAGERAEQPVLAAVADTARRYALAPTLFADFLASMRMDTEVTAYATFDELGRYMHGSAAVIGLLMLPVLGTTVPREEAEGPAAALGVAFQLTNFLRDVGEDLDRGRVYLPTDELAAFGVDRELLAWCRRTRRPDPRVRRALAHLVAHTRAVYRRAAPGIGMLEPVSRACVACAFTLYRGILDQIEAADYDILNRRVSVPRHTRLAVAVPGLVRALAARARS, encoded by the coding sequence GTGCCGAACGCGGCACGAGCTGAGCTCGACGCCGCCGGGATCACGGATCCGGCGCTGCGGGCCGGCTACGTCGTCTGCCGGGCGCTGAACGCGCACCACGGGCGCACGTACTTCCTCGCCACCCGCCTGCTCCCCGCCGCCAGGCGGCCCGCGGTCCACGCGCTGTACGGGTTCGCGCGGTACGCGGACGAGATCGTCGACGACCTCGGCGACGCCCGCCCCGCCGCCGAGAAGGCGGCCGAGATCGACCTGCTGGGGTTGCGGTTGCGACAGGCGCTGGCCGGGGAGCGTGCGGAGCAGCCGGTTCTCGCCGCCGTCGCCGACACGGCCCGGCGGTACGCGCTCGCTCCCACCCTCTTCGCCGACTTCCTCGCGTCGATGCGGATGGACACCGAGGTCACCGCGTACGCCACGTTCGACGAGCTCGGCCGCTACATGCACGGTTCGGCCGCGGTGATCGGTCTCCTGATGCTGCCCGTCCTCGGCACCACGGTGCCCCGCGAGGAGGCCGAGGGACCGGCGGCGGCGCTCGGCGTGGCGTTCCAGCTCACCAACTTCCTGCGCGACGTCGGCGAGGACCTCGACCGGGGCCGGGTCTACCTGCCCACCGACGAGCTGGCGGCGTTCGGCGTCGACCGGGAGCTACTGGCGTGGTGCCGCCGCACCCGCAGGCCCGACCCGCGCGTGCGCCGCGCGCTGGCCCACCTCGTCGCGCACACCCGCGCGGTCTACCGCCGCGCCGCGCCGGGGATCGGGATGCTCGAACCGGTCTCCCGCGCCTGCGTGGCCTGCGCGTTCACCCTCTACCGCGGCATCCTCGACCAGATCGAGGCCGCCGACTACGACATCCTCAACCGCCGCGTCTCGGTCCCCCGGCACACCCGGCTCGCGGTGGCCGTCCCCGGCCTCGTCCGCGCCCTCGCCGCCCGCGCCCGCTCCTGA
- a CDS encoding metallophosphoesterase family protein, producing MRVHVVSDVHGASDTLARAGDGADALVVLGDLVDYVDYRDPAGGILGRVLGPEVSAEFARLRTAGGRDALIRFVRDAWARVPDAPAVVEDAVQEQYDRLFGALTAPTYAIPGNVDMPRLWPRYAGPGLTLADGRVVEIGDLRFGFVGGAPLPPGVEPGTGGPWTPHLLRATEFTAAVKALDRVDVLCSHVPPAVPELAFDVVTRRAEASSVALLDVVHRDRPRAALFGHVHQPLAQRVRVGRTECVNVGHFRSTGTPYVLRW from the coding sequence ATGCGCGTGCACGTGGTCTCCGACGTGCACGGCGCCTCCGACACTCTCGCCAGGGCGGGCGACGGGGCCGACGCGCTCGTCGTGCTCGGCGATCTCGTCGACTACGTCGACTACCGCGACCCGGCGGGCGGCATCCTCGGGCGCGTGCTCGGCCCAGAGGTGAGCGCCGAGTTCGCCCGCCTGCGCACCGCGGGCGGGCGTGACGCGCTGATCCGCTTCGTCCGGGACGCGTGGGCGCGGGTGCCCGACGCGCCCGCCGTGGTGGAGGACGCCGTGCAGGAGCAGTACGACCGGCTCTTCGGTGCGCTCACCGCGCCGACCTATGCGATCCCCGGCAACGTCGACATGCCCCGGCTGTGGCCGCGCTACGCCGGACCCGGGCTCACGCTCGCCGACGGCCGGGTCGTGGAGATCGGCGACCTGCGGTTCGGGTTCGTCGGCGGCGCGCCGCTGCCGCCGGGCGTGGAGCCGGGCACGGGCGGCCCGTGGACACCGCACCTGCTGCGGGCGACGGAGTTCACCGCGGCCGTGAAGGCACTCGACCGGGTGGACGTGCTGTGCAGCCACGTGCCGCCGGCCGTCCCCGAGCTCGCGTTCGACGTCGTCACGCGGCGGGCCGAGGCGTCCTCGGTGGCGCTGCTGGACGTCGTGCACCGCGACCGGCCGCGTGCCGCGCTCTTCGGTCACGTCCACCAGCCGCTCGCGCAGCGGGTGCGCGTGGGGCGCACCGAATGCGTCAACGTCGGGCACTTCCGCTCCACCGGCACTCCCTACGTCCTCCGCTGGTGA
- a CDS encoding Rv2175c family DNA-binding protein translates to MNEVLGLSADIATLPVVEVAQRLGQPVSRVHQLVRDGHLLSFRREGEVVVPTDFLGDDGEVIKGLSGTITVLRDGGYADPDILRWLFAEDDSLPGTPVASLRAGRHREVKRRAQAMAF, encoded by the coding sequence GTGAACGAGGTTCTCGGGCTGTCGGCGGACATCGCGACCCTGCCGGTCGTGGAGGTCGCACAGCGGCTTGGCCAACCGGTCTCCCGGGTGCACCAGCTCGTCCGTGACGGCCATCTGCTGTCGTTCCGGCGCGAAGGAGAGGTCGTCGTCCCGACCGACTTCCTCGGCGACGACGGCGAGGTGATCAAGGGGCTGTCCGGCACCATCACGGTCCTGCGCGACGGTGGCTACGCAGACCCGGACATCCTGCGCTGGCTCTTCGCCGAGGACGACTCGCTACCGGGCACCCCGGTCGCATCCCTGCGCGCGGGCCGGCACCGCGAGGTGAAGCGCAGAGCGCAGGCCATGGCGTTCTGA
- the pknB gene encoding Stk1 family PASTA domain-containing Ser/Thr kinase encodes MNAPPAALLDARYRVGSLLARGGMSTVYRGTDTRLDRPVAIKVMDPRLAADPAFRGRLEREARSAARIDHPAVVDVYDQGQAATGAGTGLGGDGPLLFLVMELVEGGTLRDVLRARGALGVPAAFAVMEQVLSGLAAAHRIGLVHRDVKPENVLISRTGEVKVADFGLVTASAQAGPSTAGMIMGTVAYLSPEQVATGNADARSDVYAAGIMLYELLTGAPPYSGDTALSVAYRHVNSDVPPPSQIAGEVPPELDELVLRATRRDPAVRPDDAAAMLAEMHRVAVRLEVPRVPPPVPPPRPLEEQDTVPAAPQRLAGGTASTPGGTAVSAALPAPGPRGTRALPRPDDGTPPPHVRARRRSRRAFTFWTAVVLVLALLVGVTAWWLGSGRWTEMPSLVGLDAAAAQQLLADSDLVVRVIEAYDDEVADGLVSATDPAAQAALLRGSTVQITVSTGRPTVPEIAPGTSVAAAEQALRDAGLTPVHGSDDTDDSDSVPAGSVLRTAPEAGTELRLGAPVTIVVSSGESDTVQVPDVVGKDFDDAEDVLDELDLDAEGRSAIPFLGRSDGQVVEQSPRAGTTVERGSTVTLITV; translated from the coding sequence GTGAACGCCCCGCCTGCCGCGCTGCTGGACGCGCGCTACCGGGTGGGCTCGTTGCTCGCCCGCGGCGGGATGTCCACGGTCTACCGGGGCACCGACACGCGGCTCGACCGGCCGGTCGCGATCAAGGTGATGGATCCCCGGTTGGCCGCCGATCCCGCGTTCCGCGGCCGGCTCGAGCGCGAGGCCCGTTCGGCGGCACGCATCGATCACCCGGCCGTCGTCGACGTGTACGACCAGGGCCAGGCCGCCACCGGCGCCGGCACCGGCCTGGGCGGCGACGGGCCGCTCCTGTTCCTCGTCATGGAGCTGGTGGAGGGCGGCACGCTGCGCGACGTCCTGCGCGCGCGGGGCGCGCTCGGGGTGCCTGCCGCGTTCGCCGTGATGGAGCAGGTGCTCTCCGGCCTGGCGGCGGCTCACCGGATCGGTCTCGTGCACCGCGACGTGAAGCCGGAGAACGTGCTGATCAGCCGGACGGGCGAGGTCAAGGTCGCCGACTTCGGCCTGGTCACCGCGAGCGCCCAGGCGGGCCCCAGCACGGCCGGCATGATCATGGGGACGGTCGCGTACCTCTCCCCCGAGCAGGTCGCCACCGGCAACGCCGACGCCCGCAGCGACGTGTACGCGGCCGGCATCATGCTGTACGAGCTCCTCACCGGCGCGCCGCCCTACAGCGGCGACACCGCGCTCTCGGTGGCCTACCGCCACGTGAACTCCGACGTACCGCCGCCGTCGCAGATCGCCGGCGAGGTGCCCCCCGAGCTGGACGAGCTCGTGCTGCGCGCCACCCGTCGCGACCCGGCCGTCCGGCCGGACGACGCCGCGGCGATGCTCGCGGAAATGCACCGGGTGGCCGTGCGGCTGGAGGTCCCGCGCGTGCCACCGCCGGTTCCGCCCCCGCGCCCGCTCGAGGAGCAGGACACCGTGCCCGCGGCACCGCAGCGCCTCGCAGGGGGCACGGCGAGCACACCAGGCGGCACGGCGGTGAGCGCGGCCCTCCCCGCCCCGGGACCGCGCGGCACCCGCGCCCTCCCCCGTCCGGACGACGGCACCCCACCGCCGCACGTGCGGGCCCGCAGGCGCAGCCGCCGGGCCTTCACCTTCTGGACGGCGGTCGTCCTCGTGCTGGCGCTGCTCGTCGGGGTCACGGCGTGGTGGCTGGGTAGCGGGCGCTGGACCGAGATGCCGAGCCTGGTGGGGTTGGACGCGGCGGCGGCGCAGCAGCTGCTCGCCGACTCCGATCTCGTCGTACGGGTGATCGAGGCCTACGACGACGAGGTCGCCGACGGCCTCGTCAGCGCCACGGACCCGGCGGCGCAGGCGGCGTTGCTGCGCGGCAGCACCGTGCAGATCACGGTCTCGACCGGACGCCCGACGGTGCCCGAGATCGCGCCGGGCACCTCGGTGGCGGCCGCCGAGCAGGCGCTGCGCGACGCGGGTCTCACGCCCGTGCACGGCTCGGACGACACCGACGACAGCGACTCCGTCCCGGCGGGCTCCGTGCTGCGGACCGCCCCGGAGGCCGGCACCGAGCTGCGGCTCGGCGCCCCGGTGACGATCGTGGTGAGCAGCGGCGAGTCCGACACCGTGCAGGTGCCCGACGTGGTCGGCAAGGACTTCGACGACGCCGAGGACGTCCTCGACGAGCTCGACCTCGACGCCGAGGGGCGCAGCGCGATCCCGTTCCTCGGCCGTAGCGACGGCCAGGTGGTCGAGCAGAGCCCGCGTGCGGGCACGACGGTGGAGCGCGGCTCGACGGTCACCCTGATCACGGTCTGA
- a CDS encoding ROK family glucokinase yields MTVLTIGVDVGGTSVRAGVVDAEGNVHDTARTPTPRSETALEAALAGVIGELAQRHRIGAVGLALAGFVTPDRRGVRFAPHLSWRDAPVADRIAERIGLPVVVEHDANAAALAERHFGAASGAGTVVFIALGTGIGSALLIDGELYRGAFGVAPELGHLRVVPDGRPCPCGKNGCWERYCSGTALATTAVELLARDPGGSPLLRRLVAGDPGRVTGQRVAAAARDGDQVAIAAMDELARWLGEGLALVADVFDPELVVIGGGVSVSAPLFLDEAREHYAATVTGAGRRPLARIRTAQLGEAAAVVGAAQLARELAHRH; encoded by the coding sequence ATGACCGTGCTGACCATCGGCGTCGACGTCGGCGGGACGAGTGTGCGGGCCGGTGTCGTCGACGCAGAGGGGAACGTCCACGACACGGCGCGCACCCCGACCCCACGCAGCGAGACCGCCCTGGAAGCGGCACTGGCCGGCGTGATCGGCGAGCTCGCGCAGCGGCACCGGATCGGGGCCGTCGGGCTCGCGCTCGCCGGCTTCGTCACGCCGGACCGGCGGGGCGTCCGGTTCGCACCGCACCTGTCGTGGCGCGACGCGCCGGTCGCCGACCGGATCGCCGAGCGGATCGGCCTGCCGGTCGTCGTCGAGCACGACGCGAACGCAGCCGCGCTCGCCGAGCGGCATTTCGGCGCCGCATCCGGGGCGGGCACGGTCGTGTTCATCGCGCTCGGCACCGGCATCGGCTCGGCCCTCCTGATCGACGGCGAGTTGTACCGGGGCGCGTTCGGGGTGGCGCCGGAACTGGGGCACCTGCGGGTCGTGCCGGACGGACGGCCGTGCCCGTGCGGGAAGAACGGCTGCTGGGAGCGTTACTGCAGCGGCACGGCCCTGGCCACCACGGCCGTCGAGCTGCTCGCCCGTGACCCGGGAGGCTCGCCGCTGCTGCGCAGGCTCGTGGCGGGCGACCCGGGCCGCGTCACCGGTCAGCGGGTCGCCGCCGCCGCACGCGACGGCGACCAGGTGGCGATCGCCGCGATGGACGAGCTCGCCAGGTGGCTCGGCGAGGGACTCGCGCTCGTGGCCGACGTGTTCGACCCCGAGCTGGTGGTGATCGGCGGGGGAGTCTCGGTGTCGGCGCCGCTCTTCCTCGACGAGGCGCGCGAGCACTACGCCGCCACGGTGACCGGGGCGGGTCGCCGCCCGCTGGCCCGAATCCGCACTGCGCAGCTGGGTGAGGCCGCTGCGGTGGTCGGCGCGGCTCAACTGGCCCGCGAGCTCGCCCACCGGCACTGA
- a CDS encoding GPGG-motif small membrane protein: MATLLWILAVVLVVAGIFAILRRQLIWGIVLIIVGLLVGPGGVSIFNV; this comes from the coding sequence ATGGCTACTCTGTTGTGGATCCTGGCAGTGGTCCTCGTCGTCGCCGGCATCTTCGCGATCCTCCGGCGCCAGTTGATCTGGGGAATCGTGCTCATCATCGTCGGCCTGCTCGTGGGGCCGGGCGGTGTGAGCATCTTCAACGTTTGA
- a CDS encoding polyadenylate-specific 3'-exoribonuclease AS, with translation MRFFYDCEFIEDGTTIDLVSIGVVGEDGREFYAVSTEFDPTRAGPWVRANVLPKLPSPADPAWRSRARLRTDLLQFLTAAPGDVELWAWIAAYDHVALCQLWGAMPALPRALPRFTRELRQRWEDAGRPPLPPPTADAHDALADARLNRRRWEAIEAAVAAR, from the coding sequence GTGCGGTTCTTCTACGACTGCGAGTTCATCGAGGACGGGACGACGATCGACCTGGTGTCGATCGGCGTGGTCGGGGAGGACGGGCGCGAGTTCTACGCGGTGTCCACCGAGTTCGACCCCACCCGCGCTGGGCCGTGGGTCCGCGCGAACGTACTGCCGAAGCTGCCGTCACCCGCGGACCCGGCCTGGCGGTCCCGCGCCCGGTTGCGCACCGACCTGCTGCAGTTCCTCACCGCGGCACCGGGTGATGTGGAGCTGTGGGCGTGGATCGCCGCGTACGACCACGTGGCGCTGTGCCAGCTGTGGGGCGCCATGCCGGCGCTGCCCCGCGCCCTGCCGCGGTTCACCCGCGAGCTGAGGCAGCGCTGGGAGGATGCCGGGCGGCCACCGCTCCCACCGCCCACGGCCGACGCGCACGACGCGCTCGCCGACGCGCGGCTGAACCGGAGGCGGTGGGAGGCGATAGAGGCGGCGGTGGCCGCTCGCTGA
- a CDS encoding lysophospholipid acyltransferase family protein, with amino-acid sequence MLYWWSKFVLLGPLLRLFFRPSIEGLEHVPARGGAILASNHLAVADSFFLPLLVPRRITFLAKREYFIQPGLVGWLKKIFFTGVGQVPIDRSGGSAAQAAMDTAVRLLREGNLLGIYPEGTRSPDGRLYKGKTGVARMALEADVTVVPVAMIGTDKVNPIGSRIWRPRKVRIKIGPPLDFSRYAGMAGDRFIERSMTDEIMYALMELSGQTYVDLYAASVKEKAAAASEATDTATTTTTPPITTDGEGGDGRAASRVPGTRAS; translated from the coding sequence GTGCTGTACTGGTGGTCCAAGTTCGTGCTCCTCGGCCCGCTGCTGCGACTGTTCTTCCGGCCATCGATCGAGGGCCTCGAGCACGTCCCCGCGCGGGGCGGGGCGATCCTGGCGAGCAATCACCTCGCCGTCGCCGACTCCTTCTTCCTGCCGTTGCTCGTGCCCAGGCGCATCACGTTCCTCGCCAAGCGCGAGTACTTCATCCAGCCGGGCCTCGTCGGGTGGCTCAAGAAGATCTTCTTCACCGGGGTGGGCCAGGTGCCGATCGACCGGTCGGGGGGATCGGCGGCGCAGGCGGCGATGGACACCGCCGTCCGCCTGCTGCGCGAGGGCAACCTGCTCGGCATCTACCCCGAGGGCACCCGATCGCCCGACGGGCGGCTCTACAAGGGCAAGACGGGTGTTGCGCGGATGGCGCTCGAGGCGGACGTCACGGTGGTCCCGGTGGCGATGATCGGCACCGACAAGGTCAACCCGATCGGGTCGCGGATCTGGCGGCCGCGCAAGGTGCGCATCAAGATCGGCCCGCCGCTGGACTTCTCCCGGTACGCCGGGATGGCGGGCGACCGGTTCATCGAGCGTTCGATGACCGACGAGATCATGTACGCGCTCATGGAGCTGTCCGGTCAGACCTACGTCGACCTGTACGCGGCGTCGGTCAAGGAGAAGGCGGCAGCGGCGTCGGAGGCAACGGACACCGCCACGACCACCACCACGCCGCCGATCACCACCGACGGCGAGGGCGGCGACGGCCGCGCCGCGAGCCGCGTGCCGGGCACGCGAGCCAGCTAG
- a CDS encoding SRPBCC family protein — MADATTSSITIAAPPERVMAVIADFPAYPDWASQVKSVEVLSSGSDGRAERVRFTMDAGPIKDSYTLDYTWAPDGRSVSWTLVKGQIQKAQNGSYTLAGTAGETTVTYSLAVDLNIPMIGMLRRKAEKVIIDTALKGLKRRVESTS; from the coding sequence ATGGCCGACGCTACGACCTCCTCGATCACCATCGCCGCGCCGCCCGAGCGCGTGATGGCCGTGATCGCCGACTTCCCCGCCTACCCCGATTGGGCCTCGCAGGTGAAGAGCGTCGAGGTGCTGAGCAGCGGTAGCGACGGGCGCGCCGAGCGGGTCCGGTTCACGATGGACGCGGGGCCGATCAAGGACTCCTACACCCTCGACTACACCTGGGCGCCGGACGGCCGCTCGGTGAGCTGGACGCTGGTGAAGGGGCAGATCCAGAAGGCGCAGAACGGCTCCTACACGCTCGCCGGCACGGCCGGGGAGACCACGGTGACCTACTCGCTCGCCGTGGACCTGAACATCCCGATGATCGGCATGCTGCGCCGCAAGGCGGAGAAGGTGATCATCGACACCGCGCTCAAGGGGCTGAAGCGACGGGTCGAGAGCACTTCCTGA
- a CDS encoding ArsA family ATPase, which yields MRVVLFTGKGGVGKTTLAAATAALLARSGRKVLAVSTDPAHSLGDAFEAELGAEPTELDPGLFAAHVDTRTLLDGAWARLQAHLGTLLAGAGVDELMADELTVLPGVEDLLALGEVRRLAESGLWEVVVVDCGPTAETLRLLGLPEALSTYLERLFPAHRRAVRGLISGFAAGRDAQPAWDRAIGALDTLAEQLQGLRRLLADEATTSIRLVLTPERVVAAETRRTLTALALHGLRVDGLVANRIVPEAPSSLRGPAGRWLRERYAEQSAVLGELQALPLPLRVAEHTAAEPTGLPALRELAVGLYGTDDPAAAPDTPASPLLKVNRTAGSGTSVDSAFELVLRLPGVESGPVDLVRLDDDLAVTTGGTRRMIALPSVLRRCTVTGAHVAGDDLCVAFVPDPAVWLR from the coding sequence GTGCGCGTCGTCCTGTTCACCGGCAAGGGAGGCGTCGGCAAGACCACCCTCGCCGCGGCCACCGCCGCTCTCCTCGCGCGCTCCGGCCGCAAGGTGCTGGCGGTCTCGACCGACCCCGCGCACTCGCTCGGCGACGCGTTCGAGGCCGAGCTGGGCGCAGAGCCCACCGAGCTCGACCCCGGCCTCTTCGCCGCACACGTCGACACGCGGACGCTGCTGGACGGCGCGTGGGCCCGGCTCCAGGCCCACCTCGGCACGCTGCTCGCAGGCGCGGGCGTCGACGAGCTGATGGCCGACGAGCTCACCGTGCTGCCCGGCGTCGAGGACCTGCTCGCGCTGGGTGAGGTGCGCCGACTCGCCGAGAGCGGGCTGTGGGAGGTCGTGGTCGTCGACTGCGGGCCCACCGCGGAGACGCTGCGGCTGCTCGGCCTGCCCGAGGCGCTCTCGACCTACCTGGAGCGGCTGTTCCCGGCCCACCGCAGGGCCGTTCGGGGCCTGATCAGCGGCTTCGCCGCAGGCCGCGACGCCCAGCCGGCATGGGACCGCGCGATCGGTGCGCTGGACACGCTGGCCGAGCAGCTCCAGGGGCTGCGCCGGCTGCTCGCCGACGAGGCCACCACCTCGATCCGGCTCGTGCTCACCCCGGAGCGGGTGGTGGCCGCGGAGACCCGCCGCACCCTCACCGCGCTGGCACTGCACGGCCTGCGCGTCGACGGGCTGGTCGCCAACCGGATCGTGCCCGAGGCGCCCTCGTCCCTCCGCGGGCCGGCCGGGCGCTGGCTGCGCGAGCGCTACGCCGAGCAGAGCGCCGTGCTCGGCGAGCTGCAAGCGCTGCCGTTGCCGCTGCGCGTGGCGGAGCACACCGCCGCTGAACCGACAGGGCTGCCGGCGCTGCGGGAGCTCGCCGTCGGCCTCTACGGCACCGACGACCCCGCTGCCGCGCCGGACACCCCGGCCTCCCCGCTGCTGAAGGTGAACCGCACCGCAGGCAGCGGCACGTCCGTGGACTCCGCGTTCGAGCTGGTCCTGCGGCTGCCCGGGGTGGAAAGCGGACCGGTGGACCTCGTCCGGCTCGACGACGATCTCGCCGTCACCACCGGGGGTACGCGGCGGATGATCGCCCTGCCGTCCGTGCTGCGCCGCTGCACGGTCACCGGGGCCCACGTCGCGGGCGACGACCTGTGCGTCGCGTTCGTCCCCGACCCCGCGGTCTGGCTCCGGTGA